One Aegilops tauschii subsp. strangulata cultivar AL8/78 chromosome 2, Aet v6.0, whole genome shotgun sequence genomic window, TGGCGCGAGGTCCTGGAGGCTCCAGCTGCGGTCGGTCGTAGTCTTCCATCGCCctgagcagcgcctcctgctgcCCATAAGCCGACCAGCAACGCGGGCGACCAGTCCATAGGCACGTAGCCGCCACTCCTGCCTTCCTCCTCCCTGTTCCCTCAACCCCTGGCTGAATCTGAATCTATTTGCTCTATTAGCTCTGCTCTTTCTGAATCTCTTTGATCTGAATTACTACCACAGTGTTGGGGCAGGTATTCCAAATTCTGAATCTCTTTCTGTGGAGAACTGACAATATATGTTCGTCCAATACGTGTAGGTGTAGTTTACAGTGGAATGGGTCTGATCTCTCTGCACTTTCTGAATTTGTTTGCTATGTTCTGAAATCACTTATATAAAAATCAACAATTTTCTGAATTAATGTTCAAAAAATCATCTAGTTTCTGAAAATCAACAAGTCATGAGATGTTGTACAGCAGCTTTGTACAGCAGCTTTTTCTTTCTTCATATGAACAAAAACTATAATCATAAAAGGCATGAGATGTTGGACATTTTTTAACTTATTCTGAACCTCTTATCTTGAGGGGAATATGTGAGCATGGAAATTACTTTGCATCCAGTACATGATTGAGACCAGTTGATCATTTATATGTCATATGCAGGAAGTCATGGCCGATGTAAGTGCAGAGTGTATGGCTGAGTACGACGGCATTGTCAGCAGGATGTTTGATAGCGAGGAAGATGGTTTTGAGTTCTATAACAAGTATGCTCTTGAGAAAGGCTTTAGTGTGAGGAAAGGATATGTTGAGTGGGATGAAGCGAACGAGAAGATAATTCTGAGGAAACTTGTCTGTAGTCGTGAAGGTTGCCGTGAAGAGAAACACAtgaagaggaagagagaagatagGAAGAGGAAGCCACGGAATATCACTCGTGTGGGGTCTAAAGCGAAATTTGTCATTGCAAGAGTCGTGAAAACAGGGCGGTGGTTTGTGAAAGATTTCATCGATGAACACAACCATCCTCTGGCCCCACGAGACCTTTCTTGCTTTCTGCGTTCCCACAGAAGAATCAGCGACGAGAAGAAAGCGGACATTATAGAGATGGAAAGTGTTGGAATCAAGAAACACAAAATCATGGATGTGTTGTGCATGCAGTACGGTGGATATGACCATGTTGGATGCACGACGAGGGACATCTATAACTTCTGCCATCGCTACAAGCAGGAAACAGTCGCTGCCGGTGATGCTCAGACGGTGATCCGTCACATGATGGCGCGGCAAGAGAGAGACCCAGATTATTTCTTCAAATACTTGGTTTATAAAGCTGGGCATCTGAAGGGATTGTTCTGGTCCGATACTCAATCCTGCCTTGACTACGAGGCTTTCAGTGATGTTGTTTTTGATAGCACATATAGGACCAATAAGTACAATCTTCCGTTTGTGCCGTTTGTCGGGTTGAATCACCACCGCAGCACTGTTATCTTTGGATGCGGGATCATTTCTCATGAAACTAAGGAGGCGTACGAGTGGATGTTGCGGACATTTTCTGAAGCCATGTCGCAGAAGCATCCGATATCTGTAATCACCGACGGGGACCTTGCAATGCAGAGAGCGATCAGGGTGGTGTGGCCTGACTAATACCACAGGCTATGTGTATGGCACATTCAGCAGAACATTGTATGCCATCTGCATGACGACGAGGTTAGGGAAGAATTCAGATCTTTCATATATGACTCGTCTTCTATTGAAGAGCATGAGAGAAAATGGATAGAGTTCTTACGAAGGAATGAAGTGACAAGTGAGGAGTCGTGGCTGCATCAGATGTATCAAATGAGGAAGCTATGGTGTGCTCCATACCTGGTGGGGCGTTGTTTCTTAGGATTGAGCACCAATCAGCGTAGTGAGAGCCTCTACTCGGTGCTACATACACATCTTGAGGGTAAGATGACATTGTTTGATATGCTAGAGCACTATGAGCGTTGCCTTTCGGGACGACGCTTGAACGAGGCGATCCTAGACATCGTGGCCTTACAGTCCGTTCCATTTACAGACGCGGATGCTTCAAGTCTTGAGAAACATGTTGCCCGGGTTTTCACGCCTTGTATGTTTGAGTTGGTCAGATGGAGCATAAATGCCGTCGGCAAATGTGTTATCAGCGAGATATTAGACGCATGGGAGTTGACTACATATGTTGTCGCTAAGATCGATAGAAGAGAGAAGAAGTTCGAAGTGCGCTGTGAGGTGAAGGAAGGTTCTTTGTACAGGATCAGTTGCTCTTGTCGTAAGCTGGAATGCTTGGGAACACCATGCTCTCACATATTCTACATCTTGGGAATACGTCAAGTGGAACTGCTGCCTAGGTGTTGTGTTCCCATGAGGTGGACGATGAGTGCGAAGTCAGCATTCCCTCCGACCAGAAAGAGCGAGATGTATGACTATTCAGAAAGCCTTGTGAGGTACCGTGAGTTGCGGAATTTGAGTCACGCGGCATGTTTCCGGTCATGTCAATCCAGTGAGGAGTATCAGCGTCTGAAGACGGTTCTGAATGCACAAGATGGCAGCAAGGAATCAAGCTGTGGTCAGGAGGAATGCATTAGGTTTGGTCCGGTGCTGCCATAGACGATGGAAATTGATTGTGCAGATTTGGACAAGGTTCTAGACCCAGTGCATGTGCAAGGCCGAGGTGCACCGAAGAAAAGGTTGCAGGCAAAGATGAAGAAGCAAAGATCAAAGAGGAAATGTGGCTACTGTGGGGTGGAAGGTCATGATCGGCGTATATGCACTAAATTGGAAGAGGTGTCAAATATGTCTATTTTTTATTTTGCGTCTGCTTTACTCATTAATATAGTGCACTAATTATATTTGTTGATGTGTAGGAAGTGATGGGCTGATGGCAGCAAACTGTTAGGTACAACTCTCTATACAAGGGATGTCTTGGTAGAAAACTGTTGCGCTTGTGGTCCTGTTATGAAGTATTAATTACTGCAAGTATGACTGTGCTTGAATAACATCAGTGTTAGTTGTCAATTAATGTATCATATTTGTCTTTTAGTAGTATTATTAGGTTGGCTTCCATATATTTCTAATATAAAAACAATTGTTGGTTGGCCAAGCACATAATGAAACTATCTGCATGTTACTTATTAATAACTTACTGAGGATTTCACACAGGTCTGCCGAACACTAAATTACATTTGTTATCATGTTCTACCTATGCTTCACCGCTATCCTAACCTATGCGTCGCTAACTAATTCAGGCAGAAATACATATTTTCAGCTGGAAAATATGTTCAAGCCTGCTGCGTTCGGATTGCAACAAGCTTCGGAAAAAATCATACAAGAATCCTATAGAGGTAAGTTCTACACAACTAGCATTTCATGTCATGTAGTTCCTAACTTTCATGATTGCATGTAACGCACCACTATTTCCTCTACAGAAGGACGAGTACGAAGCCAGCATTCCAGAGGAACGAAAAGGTGCAGACGACGACGTCACGATTGTCAGCAACCCTGATGTTACAAACAAACCAGACACATCCGGTGCCCCAAAGCGTAAACGTGGACGCCCGAGGAAGAATGCCCCTTCTAGTAATCCAGTGAAACAACAATTTGACACCGAGACTATCGCTAAACAAGTGGAGTCAAAAAGACGCAAGCGCAAACCATCAAACGCCGTCTCCAGCCCATTCGTACAGCCATGAATGGGCTACACGGAGAGGCACTTCAAGGGCAGATCCAAATGATTGATCTTCATGGCATGTTCTTTGAATTAAAGACTACACTTATGTTTTAATGTTTTTGCATATTATTTGTATGCTTATGTCCATCCAAATGCTTGACTTTTCATTGGTTCTTCTTTTAAAAAAACCAACTAATGAGCTGCATGTTCCACTTCTATCATTTGCACCATCTGATCCAAACCTATCTGCATCGGAGTATCCTTACATGTGAAACACTACCATAAGTGACTACTTACAAACGCATGCTCCCCATTCTATACGGCACCATACACTGCGTAAGTATACAGTTCTGGTTTAAGTCGATGATGATTATGGCTGAGGCAGGGTAATTAAGGAAGAAAAATCATAGCATATAGAACACATGAGCAATGATGTAAATATCATGGTTACACTACTATCTCTCACATCACGAGTTGAGTGGGAGATTATTACCTCGCCAGCAAAAAGAACAGAATCAATAATGCCGCTAGCTTGATGAATTACTTCGGTCCGCTCCACAAGAAAAATTTCAGGCTGCAGCACCAGCAGTCAATGCACACACAGAACCGTATTGTCAAATGCCAGCCTCTCCTGCAGAAAATAAGAAAGAATAGCATCAGGAACACCATGTACCATTTTTATACTGACATAGACATGTCGACAAGAGTTGGTACATTGTAGCTTATGTTTTGCATCGAAACTAACGCGATACATGGAGCTAACAAATTTACAACTAATAAGTAACAATACTGCAACAGATGTCCCAGCTAGCTTTACTCTAACAAAGTTCTGCTTACTAACTGGACAGGTAGGACAACAATGAGAACCAGGCAAGCAGCATAAGATCATCGAAGAACAAACAGATGCTAAACTTGCTCATTGGCAAAATAGGTTGTGCACGCGAACATGATAGAGAGGACTAAAATAGGGGTCACACTTCTTCTGTTCCATATTTGTCGACAATGATTATGGCTGAGGCATGATAATGCACTTGTAGCAACGTGCAAAGTGGGTAAGAAGTTCATATAAAGTAGGCATTCTTCCAAATTGAGCCAATTCTGGTTTTCGGAGATATACTATACATAATTACTGTCCATTTTATACGGCGACATACATTGCCTAAATAATCAGAACTATGTTTGAAGCGCGGGTCATGTACGTCTTGAGCTCCCGATTCACCTTCTCCTCGTCCCACATGAACCCCTGGATGTTCTGCACCCACTCGAAGTAGCTCACCATCACTCCGCCGGAGTTGGCCATGATGTCCGCTAGGACCAGCATGCCCTTCTTTGCCAGAATCTGCACCATGAACATGTACATTTGTCTACTATCAGCCAATGTCTGAAATGTGTCAACAAATGCAGCTTAGTTTTGTGGCAAAATATTGGTGTTCTTGCCTCGTCGGCCTCGGGGTCTGTTGGGTGGTTAGATAAACGGTACAATTACAATAGGCAGGTATTGCAGATTTTCTTAACAAACCAAAGTGTCAGACTCGACTGGCAACTTTCATTAGAGATGTCTAGTCCATTCTGAGAAAGCTTTCCATGTTAATTAATGTGTGGACTGCTGATACATACTACGTACTAAATGTGCAAGTTCAGAAGATGGTGCGTTCTGAATACTGAAGATAAATGTGGCACAGACAGAATAGTCAAGTTTTGCGAAAAATAGTCAGGTTTTGCAGATTTGCTTAATAAACCTAGGTTTCAGACATGTCTGTCAACTTCCGTTTGGGATAATAGTATATATATTGAGTCCATTCTGAGGAAGCTTTGCATGCTACTGACAGTGTTCTGAATAGCTGAGACATTATCTAATCTCTGAATAGTTGTATTTGAATGTTTGGCAAATGTGGTAACAAGCACCGAAACGACAGACTCTGCGAGCGGGGTATACCTTGAGAGGCTCGGCGCTGCCCTCCACCACCGGCACATTGGGACGGCCTGCCTTCTCACACTGCCAAGCCAATCAAATAGCGGTTTAGCTTTTCAGCAGAGTTGTCAGTTAAAATTCAGCAAAATATAAATTGCAATGTGGGTTGCTATGCTGCCTGGTAGTATTTGCCAAAATCCGAAAATCGAACGGACTTTTTTATTAACAAAAATGTTTTCAGATACAGAAAAAAAATAACAGCCATGTTGACAAAAAAAAGGAGTACTGAATCTGCCTCATAACAATCTCAGTACTTAAGCTTTCCCAATACTCGATTCATCGACCGACCAACCAACCAACCAACTAACTAACTGATAAAAGCAGCTTCCTATATTTATTCTTGTTGATGTATGAGAACATGCGTTTGATACTCTGAATCCTGGAAGAACAGACGTGCCTGAATGCAGACATATGAGATCAGATGGTTCCATGAAGATTCTTACCATCAGCTCAAAAGCACCACCATCATCATCAGCCGtagcagccgccgccgcagcagcaGCGATGTGCCTACTGATGCTACTGACATCATCAAGCAAAGAGAGCCTTCGATGCGCCAGACATCTTCTGCCCCATCTTGGCACTGGCAGAATGGCGGAATCACCCGCCGGCGTCCCTCCCTTTCCCTGGAAATTATTCAGGGAACAAAGGCAGAGTAATTGTTATGCATGTATACTAGTAGGTACTAGTAGAGGACCAAAAAGAAACACACATATAGTCTAGTAACATAGAAAATGGATGCTTTCAGCACGTATTTGTACTGTCGCTGCAGTGCCAATGAGATCAACAGAGGGGGATGAAGGGGGGAGCAAGAGACCGTACGAATCATGTCCTCGGATAGGATGAGCTGCACTCCGGCGGGGCCGGTTGCAACTGGGCGACCTCAACCAGCAGCGGCGACTACAGTGTAGTTAAGGTCGACGACTAGATGCAGGCGTTGGGGACGACCTACTCCGGGCGCGGCTGCTCCCCCTCCTCGGCGGCACGGGCGGACTAGACCTCTTCTTTGTGAGGCCGACGTCAGCGAGGGGACGTGGTTGCGCGGGCCCGTGGAGATATCTCCCCCGCGCGTGGAGCTCGTCCGGCGACGGCGCTGAAGATGCCGCCGCCACGACCATCCGCCTCTCCGCTCAAGATGCGGCCGCCGCTGAAGATGGACGCCGATTTGGTCGAGGACTCAGCTATGAGGAGAGGAGCGGGGAGGATAAGACGCAGGAGATGCGGCTGAGCCGGCGGCGCAGCGAcccgggagaggaggaggcgagcGGAGAGGGGATCGACAGAACGGGGAACAAGCGTGCGGGCCtaggttttcttttccttttctcccAGCGCTGACACTAAATTGGACAGATCTACCCTTTTAGAAGTTGATTAGCCCCACCATAATCTTGTAATGGTCCCACAAGTATTTGTAATTTCATGTAATTCTAGTATCATAACTGCTATTTCTCCACCGTTTGATCGCAGTGGATGAACGGCTCCTAAATTTGCCATGTATTCATGAATAATATACTCTCAGGGAAGAAACAATTGAAAGTGAAAGCAGTGCCTCACGTTGCAATTTACGTAGAGGAATGAACAATCCAGTGAACCCCGTGGAACACAATGAAACCTGCATTCATTTGAGAGCACAAAGAAGAACATCACTTCAAAAAAATCCATGCAGAATTTGAGGGAGAGTGGAGGTACGAACGAGGGAACACTTGTGGAAGGCCAGAGGTGGGGAGTCTAATTATCGATCTGACTGTCAGGTGCCTGCCCACGAAGGATTTGTGTGAGGAGAAGCTGGACAACGGAGATTATGTAGATGTGATAAATCGATATTGTAACTGATGGTCCATTGATTTGCCACTAATGGTCCATTGCAACTACTCCCCTAATGGGGTACAAATTAATTCCTTTTTTTAGGGTGTATAAATCTCTCCCTAATAATATCGAAATCACTAATTAAAGAGTATTCATTGCAAAGAATGCTCCATCTTCCCAGGtcacgacaagtggcgcacatgcagcgcgccacttgtcgcaacctgggagttttcccttttttcatagattcgtttattcaaaacgttttatctgttaaaccgtgcgtccaaatctcaaaccgttttcatcattggattcctcgcgtcgagatctttaaaactagatcccatgttgataggttttgacgaactttttttcacgaaaaaaaccaaacgaaaaaaccaaaccgggagcatgttttttccctttccgaaagaggcacgcccgtgcctctcgcgaaatcacaaccgtgcctctcatggaagcaaaaccgtgactctcgtggaaagaaaaaaacagaaaacgcgttttttcctttccgaaagaggcatgcccgtgactctcgcgaaagcacaaccgtgcctctggcaaaagcaaaaccgtgactctcgcgaaagaaaaaaaaaacagaaaacgcgtattttttttcctttccgagaggcacggccgtgactctcgcaaaagcacaaccgtgcctctcgcggaagcaaaaccgtgactctcgtgaaagaaaaaaaatacagaaaacgcgttttgttcgaaacgctaaggaagaccggggaaaaaccaaaacgtcgaaaaaacccGGGAAAAatcgtttaaaaagccgaaaacgcgtgcggaaagaaaaaacaaaatctggtgggagcgtccagagcgcgacacgtggcgaatggctgagagcgcgccaagtggcgctgatcgttgtgaggctcccgaaggagcgctcgttaactagttgctagTTGCTCCCGCTTACTAGGCTCAAATTGTAGCGCCCCTGTTAAAGTAGTTTAGCGACAGGTCCGTCCACCCTATAATATTTTCGTCCGTCTCCGTATGGGCTGAACTGGGCTTGGTCCACAATTCTTTTTTAAACACCAACTCAGCTGGTCTGCTATTGCTGCGAAACAAAGTTGCTATCGGGATAATAGCCCCACCTCGTCAGTTCGAACCTAACCACACGAACTTTTATACATCGGCGGGCTTGCCGTAACAGAAGTCCACAAGCAGACGATCATGACCGAACAAAGGAATAAACCCCAGAAGTGAGAAGAGGGAGCAAAGGAATAAACTCCACAACGGGGGAATAGTACAATCGGCATCAGCCCACGGCCCTTGAAGCAACGGCAACCTTGAACGCAAGAGGAACTTGGCAAGAAGAAGGGCAGGGCGCGGGGGGCCAAGAGCAGGTGTGTGCGGGGAAGAAGGGTGGGATGAGCATGGGCTGGCCGAGCGCAGGGCGGATAatccattcactgccagcggcagTGAGCAAAATGCAGCAGGCTATGACGATGTGTACAAGTCGTCCACGACGTGGAAGTGCAGAGGAAATCAACTCAAGCCTAGCAATTAGCAGCGCTataagctagctagctagcttgcACGTCTACTAGATATGTTTATAATCTTTTTGTGCAGTCATTTTTGCCAAAAGCTTTGAGTTTGTGATAATGTCAAACTTACAATACTTGTAAATTTGTGATTGATAATTGATTTAAATTATAATTTACCACTTACACATTTGACATTTCTGTAACTAAAAAGTCTGCGTTTTCCAGATGCACCGTACTATATACATATCTAGCCTATTTCTAGGGTGATATGAGCGGTAAGAAATACTTGCAAATGTATGTCTTGTGTATATAAAAGCGTGCAAAGTAACATAAATACTGTCACAATAATTTATTTGGTTGTTTTGTAGTACAATACTCAAACTCGGCAAAATAGATAATTACTATTTGTTTTTGTGTAGTTTTAATATCTGACTTAAGTAATGTTGCCTTGCTTTCCAATTAATTGGATTAACTAAATTGCGGTAATGATGGATTCGACCAAGTGTGGGCGATGAATAGATCTATGTATGAAGTTGCGCTTGCTATGCATATGATTCGTATTTGCGAATTTTGACAAAATTAGTTTATCCAAAAGAAATATTGTAATGGTACAAAAGAGCAGACTAAGTTTTCTTGAAAATATATTGTCGAACGTGAAGGATCTTTCAAGCACATGTTTGACTAAATTGATATTTATAAAAAATTGAATTAGATCTACTATAATTAGAATATATGCATGTAAAGTCAATCACCGCCTTTCTCCTATAGCAACGGACGGGCCATTGTGCTAGAGATACTTTAAACTAGCTACTTTTTTTAGTGAGTTTAGCTATTAATTTTAACAGATTCGATAAATCTTTGTCGACTGAGATttaatggagtcttagtcatcttttcAAGCTGTTGGATACAGGCATGTTAAGATTCTTTGCTAGGAAAGTTTTTTTTGTGATATGGAACGGAAAGAGATGCGTGCCTTCGGTTCTGGTCTCTTCAAAGCGTGCGTGATTTTTTTAGAGAAAGAACCTAAAATCGTtaaaaaatcaaaataaatattcgTGTTTTTCAGAAAAGCAAAACACAAAACGGATTGACAAACTATTTCATGCACCACTACTCTTCCAACAGACGAAGGAAGTTATGATGGCTTCTTTACGTCCACACTTAATGCTCCGAACAACAATAAGAGAGTAACCTTATTACTGATGTTTATTAAAATTGGATCTCGCGGGTTCGGTCGGCGTTTGTCTTCGGTGGATCCACGTGAATCTTATCTTCGTTCGTCTGTGTTTGTGTTTCTACAAGTTGGATTCTTCTGGTCTACACTACTCTTCATCGGTGGCGGAtgttgttctggtgcgctggtccaatggggccttagcacgatgacttccgactgtctactacaacaaggtttacTCGGCTCCGATGAGGGAGGGGCGAatacggcggcgcgccttcggctcgctccagtgTAAATAGTCGTCGCTAGCCGCTAGGTGATCTACGGACCTAGATGTATTTTTTACTTTTGATGTTCTTTGTACTACTTTGACAGTTGATGAATAGATCGGAAGTTACACTCGCAAAAAAAGGCACAAGATGGCACACAAAGCAGGTTTTGTAGTTTTTTtacccattgcaacgcacgggcatttgtagTAGTTAATTACTGAATCGGCAACTATTGGAGGCGAATCGACACGGGACGATCGGCTGCCCTGGGCACCGCCCCGTTCCAGGAAGGCGCACAAACGGAGACTGTTCTCAAGCCCATTAGGCCCAGTTTAACAGGAAAGGACCAAAATTGTTACGGGAGCAGCGGCCCGCTACGTTTAGAGCTCCTGGTTAGCGAAGGAAGGACACGCGGGACTGTAAGAAAATCTGATGGCCAGAAACACACAAAACTAAAAATCGAATGGCGGAGAAAGCAAGTGGCGTGAGAGGGCAGGAAA contains:
- the LOC109769346 gene encoding protein FAR1-RELATED SEQUENCE 5-like, producing MADVSAECMAEYDGIVSRMFDSEEDGFEFYNKYALEKGFSVRKGYVEWDEANEKIILRKLVCSREGCREEKHMKRKREDRKRKPRNITRVGSKAKFVIARVVKTGRWFVKDFIDEHNHPLAPRDLSCFLRSHRRISDEKKADIIEMESVGIKKHKIMDVLCMQYGGYDHVGCTTRDIYNFCHRYKQETVAAGDAQTVIRHMMARQERDPDYFFKYLVYKAGHLKGLFWSDTQSCLDYEAFSDVVFDSTYRTNKYNLPFVPFVGLNHHRSTVIFGCGIISHETKEAYEWMLRTFSEAMSQKHPISVITDGDLAMQRAIRVVWPD